The Brettanomyces bruxellensis chromosome 8, complete sequence genome segment CTCAAGTTGTTTGCTGTCAATTATAAACCTGGGAGTGGAAAATTCTTGATATGGTTTTAGCTATAGATAGAGAAGCATGGGAGTTCGTTCGTTAGTATCAAATCATAATGGTTGTATGAGGTATAATGATAGCTTACCATTTTGTTACTTGTTGTGTGTCTAAATTTTACGTCTTGTAAATTAAATAGCCTGTTTATGAATAGTGTTTGGTGTGTTCTTGGTAgcataaaataaaattagcAGTCTTGCAATACATGGCAAAAATATGTAGacggggaaaaaaaaagcactgAGAAAGTATGAGAAAGTATGAAGTGGTTAGTTATCCATACATTTTCCACTTTACCATTTTCCACCTTACTAACAGACCTATACAGATTTTTCGTagcatttaatattttctcccTATAACCATATCGGTACCATTTGATACTCTCTACTATACATTTTGCAAGTGACATCATGTCGGCAATAGAACAACTATCCAAGCAATATAATCAAGTCCAATCTGAATTGAACAAGCTAGTATCATCAAGACAGAAGTTGGAGACACAACTAcaggaaaacaaaatagtCAAGGAGGAGTTTGACAAGCTTAAATCAGGAACAAAGATCTACAAGCTAATAGGGCCAGTTCTCTTGCCTCAGGATCAGGATGAAGCAAAATCAAATGTGGAAAAAAGACTCGACTTCATAAAAAGAGAGATTACAAGAGCGGAAGAAAGCATCAAAAAGGAGCAAAGCAAGTTCACACAGTCAAGAGATGCACTTGTGAAGGCCAGGACCGAAAAGATGCGAGAAAGTGCGAAGGCAATGAAAAGTAACTGACCGTCTTGTATATTTCGTATAATCTTAGAGattgaataaaataaaggtgatataaaagtaatagGATAGAGGTAGTGAAAGTGAGCAATGTTGGAACTAGGAATATCTAAAGATGGTAAAATCTAAAAAGGCTAAATCAGGCATCATATCATGGCACATAACCACAATGCAGTACATAAGTGGCAGATAAATAGAAGTTATGAATATTGAAGTGAAGGATAATCGTGTAAAAAATATCAGCCTCTGACAAGCTGGCTTCTGATCAAGTTGAGGGTGCTGATTCCATTAAAAAGAACCCACTCCTCAAACGAATTGTAGGCCTTTCCCAACTTGAAGACCTCGTTCAATCTGTCAGTGGCAAACTGAAGTGTGTCTTGGTAGTTTTTAGATTTATCTGCAAGCATAAAAAGCTCGGATTGCACAAAAGTACCAGCAACAGCAAATCTCTTAGAGTACCAGGCAAAATCAGTAGATTTGTCACCGGCATAATATGAGAGATCATCCGCAAGGTTGTGAAGTTCTTTTAAGGACTCTGGAATGTTCGTTGGAAGAATCATTCTCCCAAGTGCCTGGTGGtaattgttgatgattggCTTATTTAAAAGTAGTCTTTTCCCCATCAAGAATTTAAGTCTCTCGCCCTCGTCAAAAATCTTTGAGGCCTGCACTTTGTTCTCTTCGATCATCTGCTGACGGGCATATTTCAAATGATAAAGTGCCAATTCCATTGCTGTATCTTTTGAAGCTGTAGT includes the following:
- a CDS encoding uncharacterized protein (SECRETED:SignalP(1-23)); protein product: MSLLKLLLPVRTRFAALLPSLNGIRCYHSFYHVEPPIADPCTIENKILDKAYKEFVPQEGFTDLAVKKGAEAVGVNPSSLGAIFNFTTASKDTAMELALYHLKYARQQMIEENKVQASKIFDEGERLKFLMGKRLLLNKPIINNYHQALGRMILPTNIPESLKELHNLADDLSYYAGDKSTDFAWYSKRFAVAGTFVQSELFMLADKSKNYQDTLQFATDRLNEVFKLGKAYNSFEEWVLFNGISTLNLIRSQLVRG
- a CDS encoding uncharacterized protein (BUSCO:EOG09265E8A) translates to MSAIEQLSKQYNQVQSELNKLVSSRQKLETQLQENKIVKEEFDKLKSGTKIYKLIGPVLLPQDQDEAKSNVEKRLDFIKREITRAEESIKKEQSKFTQSRDALVKARTEKMRESAKAMKSN